The region CTACCTATAATTCCCATGTTTTTACCACTCGCCCCGCCATCATGTCCGCCCTCGCCTGCCTGACCGTCCATCTGCCCGACGAGCACGCCACCGAAAACCTGGCCCGCCAGCTGGCGCCCCTGCTCGACGGCCGCGCCGGCATTGCCCCCGCCGGAGGCCGCATACACCTTTCCGGGGAACTGGGGGCGGGTAAAACCGCATTTACGCGCGCGCTGTTGCGTGAATGCGGCATAAAGGGCCGGATCAAAAGCCCAAGCTATGCCTTGCTTGAAAGCTATAAAGTTTTTAACTTATACTTCTATCACTTTGATTTCTATAGATTTAGCGATCCGCGCGAGTGGCTGGACGCAGGTTTTCGCGATTTGTTGCGGGACGACGCGGTCGTTCTGATCGAATGGCCGGAAAAGGCGGAGGGTCTGCTCTCCCCCCCCGATCTGCAAATTTCCCTGGTTTATGCGGACCAGGGGCGCGATGCCACGTTGACCGCTTACACCGCTAGAGGGCAACTATGGCTGAACGCGATCGTCCCGAACCCGGCGCCCCCGTCACACGCGGCGCCATGACCCGTCGCCGCCTGATTTCGGCGGCGGCCACACTGATCGTCTTACCGGTCATTCCCCGTCTGGCCCAGGCCGCCACCTTGCTGGCGGTGCGTACCTGGCCGGCGGACGAATACACCCGGGTCACGCTGGAACTGGACAGCGAGCTGAAGGCCGAGCAGTTCACCCTGGAAAATCCGGACCGCCTGGTGGTGGATATCGAGGGCCTGTCCATGAGCCAGGCCTTGAACGACCTGGCCGGCCGCATCCGCAAGGATGATCCCTATATCCGCTCGCTGCGCATCGCGCAGAATCGTCCGAACGTGCTGCGCCTGGTGTTCGACCTTAAGCAGGCGGTCGCGCCGCAGGTCTTCACCCTCAAGCCGGTGGCCGATTACCAGTTCCGTCTGGTGCTGGACCTGTATCCCAAGGTGGCCCAGGATCCCCTGATGGCCATCCTGAAGAAGCAGCCCGCCGGCCCGGACGTCGACGATCCCCTGGCGCGCATCCTGGACGACATTTCGCGCAACCCGCCCGGCCCGGACACGCAGACCGCGGCGATTCCCAAGCCAGCGCCGCTGCCCAATCCTTCGCAGCCGCTGCCGCCGCCCGCCGTGGAAAAGCCGTCGGGCAAGCTGGCCGGCCGCAAGCGCATGCTGACCATTGCCCTGGATCCCGGCCACGGGGGCGAGGACCCGGGGGCCAGCGGTTCCAGCGGCCTGCGGGAAAAAGACGTGGTGCTGCGCATCGCGCATCGCCTGAAGGCCTTGATCGACGCGCAGCCCAATATGCGCGCCTACCTGACGCGGGACGACGATTATTTCGTGCCGCTGCATGTGCGGGTGCAGAAGGCGCGGCGGGTACGTGCGGATCTGTTCGTGTCCATCCATGCGGATGCCTGGATCAAGCCCAGCGCCAGCGGGTCGTCGGTGTTCGCGTTGTCGCAACGCGGGGCCAGCAGTTCGGCGGCGCGCTGGATGGCGGACAAGGAAAATGCCGCGGATTTGATCGGTGGCGTGAATCTGGGTTCGCACGACGAGCAGGTTGCCAAGGTGCTGCTGGACCTGTCCACGACGGCGCAGATCAACGATTCCTTGAAGCTTGGGTCGGTGTTCCTGCAGGAGATCAAGAAGATCAATCACCTGCACAAGGACAGCGTGGAACAGGCCGGTTTCGCCGTCCTGAAAGCGCCGGACATCCCGTCCATCCTGGTGGAAACCGCGTTCATCAGCAATCCGACCGAAGAGTCCCTGCTGAAGTCGACGCAGCATCAGGACAAACTGGCGATGGCGATGTTTACGGGGATTCAGCGGTATCTGACGACGAACCCGCCCCTGGCCCGCGTGGGCGACGCAACGTAGAAGGCTTTCTGGAAGACCTGTGCAATGCACAGGTTTTTTTTTGTGGGGGCGGGGCCGCCCCCACATGCCCCCGGGGGCATTGTCGGCCCGGCAAAGCCGGGCCTTCCCGAGCGCAATAAAAAAGCCTGTGCATTGCACAGGCCTTTTTGTTTACTGCGGCT is a window of Bordetella sp. N DNA encoding:
- the tsaE gene encoding tRNA (adenosine(37)-N6)-threonylcarbamoyltransferase complex ATPase subunit type 1 TsaE — translated: MSALACLTVHLPDEHATENLARQLAPLLDGRAGIAPAGGRIHLSGELGAGKTAFTRALLRECGIKGRIKSPSYALLESYKVFNLYFYHFDFYRFSDPREWLDAGFRDLLRDDAVVLIEWPEKAEGLLSPPDLQISLVYADQGRDATLTAYTARGQLWLNAIVPNPAPPSHAAP
- a CDS encoding N-acetylmuramoyl-L-alanine amidase, giving the protein MAERDRPEPGAPVTRGAMTRRRLISAAATLIVLPVIPRLAQAATLLAVRTWPADEYTRVTLELDSELKAEQFTLENPDRLVVDIEGLSMSQALNDLAGRIRKDDPYIRSLRIAQNRPNVLRLVFDLKQAVAPQVFTLKPVADYQFRLVLDLYPKVAQDPLMAILKKQPAGPDVDDPLARILDDISRNPPGPDTQTAAIPKPAPLPNPSQPLPPPAVEKPSGKLAGRKRMLTIALDPGHGGEDPGASGSSGLREKDVVLRIAHRLKALIDAQPNMRAYLTRDDDYFVPLHVRVQKARRVRADLFVSIHADAWIKPSASGSSVFALSQRGASSSAARWMADKENAADLIGGVNLGSHDEQVAKVLLDLSTTAQINDSLKLGSVFLQEIKKINHLHKDSVEQAGFAVLKAPDIPSILVETAFISNPTEESLLKSTQHQDKLAMAMFTGIQRYLTTNPPLARVGDAT